One Spinacia oleracea cultivar Varoflay chromosome 4, BTI_SOV_V1, whole genome shotgun sequence DNA segment encodes these proteins:
- the LOC130472560 gene encoding uncharacterized protein: MRSPSEIAAPRLMKKLADIYFTKVIADSESAYSLSSRLVALWKSQQGDHSSAWLRAVPISGLGQTMNGKTYRSVLCYRLGIPLFSDSTPCSACSRVFDGDIYGDHAVSCAGIVGIKHRHNVVRDTLLDICYRSGISARKEVDVGLTSESDGALRPADILLYSWDGGLDVCVDLTGSSPMTQSGLSGFIPGRVVAVAAQRKQDKYAARCRALGYGFFPFSFSSFGELEKGAVSLLKRVQTYSRAQDIGARAAAHIFSRIGFAIARGVGAQIVSRLPSNFL, encoded by the coding sequence atgcgtagccctagtgagatcgctgcccccagactcatgaagaaattggcagacatatatttcacgaaggttattgCTGATtcggaatccgcctactccttatcttcacgtcttgttgccctatggaaatctcagcagggggatcactcctcagcttggttgcgggcagtccccatctcggggttaggccagactatgaacggtaagacttatcgttcggttctttgctatcggttgggtattccgttgttctctgattcgacgccgtgctctgcttgctctcgggttttcgacggggacatttatggggatcatgccgtgtcttgtgctgggattgtgggtatcaaacatcgtcataatgttgttcgtgatacccttttggatatttgctatcggtcggggatttctgctcgcaaggaggttgatgttgggctgactagtgagagcgatggagctcttcgtcctgcagatatattgctttactcatgggatggcggtctagatgtgtgtgttgacttgactgggtcttcccctatgacgcaatctgggttgtcaggcttcattccgggtcgggttgtggcggttgcagcacagcggaagcaggataagtatgcggcacgttgtagggctttgggttacggtttctttcctttttccttctcttcttttggggaattagagaaaggggctgtttctttgctgaagcgggttcagacgtactccagggctcaggacattggggcacgagcagctgcccacattttcagcaggatcgggttcgccatagctagaggagtgggggcccagattgtatctcggctcccctccaacttcttgtag